The following is a genomic window from bacterium.
TGTGGTGCCGGCAAGTCCAACGATGCAAATAGGCCGGATATTGTTTTGTTGATCCTGTTCAAGGGCCTTCTCCAGCAAATCGATTCGGACCCGGAACTCGTTGTCGGTTGGGATCGCTCGCATTTGCTTCCGTCCGATTCCAACACAATCAACGGCCTTATCCACCGATACGTGCCGCTCTTCGGAAACGTAAACGGAATACGATTGGCGCAATCCTTCGTGTTGAGCTACGTTGCCTGTTGCCGCATCTCTGGCCAGCTTCAGGCCGATGAAATTGGCCATCATGCCTCCGCTGGTCAGATTCCCGCCGGCGCGCGAGTCGTATCCAATCAAATCGTTCAACCAGCGGACCGTGCGCCGTTCCATTGCAACCGCAGAAGGACCAATTGTATACGTGCCCACATTTTGATTGAGCGCAGAAGCGAGTAGGTCCCCCAGTATTCCCATCGGCGTCGGTGTGGGAGTGATCAGACCGAAATATCCCGGATGGTTCACCTGCGCACAGTAAGGGAGAAGTTTCTTCTGCAGCTCTCTCAACACATCTCCGGCAGATGATGGCTCTTCCGGCACACTTTCATTGAAGAGTTCGTAAAGCTCGCGAGGTTCCACACGCGGGAATAAGGGCTTTTCTTCAATATGTTCCAGATAATCAGCAATCCAATCGATCATCGAATGACCGGTATCACGAAATTCCTTAATGTTCATAGCAATCCAGCTCCATTTTATTGAACAGAAGAACGCAAAGGACGCAAAGAAAAAGATTCTTTATCTTCGCGTTCTTAGCGGCCTTCTGTTCAAAAAATAATGTTTCTTAGGTAAAAAAGTTTTCGATGACAAACATTACGTTTGCAGGGCGCTCCGCGAGTCTCCGCATGTACCAGGGAAACCAGTAATCTCCGTAGCTGATCAGAACGCGCACCCTGCATCCTTCCCGCACAAGCCGGAGTTGATCGTTTCTCCTGATTCCATAAAGCATCTGAATTTCAAAAGCGTTCAACGGAACATTTTTCTCCCGGGCGGCATCGAGAATTCTGCGGATCAAAAGTTGATCATGCGTGCCAAAGCCGACCCTGATCTGTTTCTGTTTTATTTGTGTGAGCAATGTTTGAGCAAGTTTGAAGTAATTTTCATCATTTTCTGATTTGGCTGCGAATGCGATTGTCGCCGGTTCCGCATAGGCGCCTTTCACAAGACGTATTCCCGGCCAGGCTGGTAGAAGTTTTTCGAGATCTTCAGCCGTTCGATACAAATAAGATTGTAGACAGACGCCGGTGTTGGGAAACTCTTCGCGCACGTGATAGTAGAGGTCCAGAGTTGCAGATGTATACTTGCTGCCTTCCATATCTATCCAGACATGGTTTCCTTTTTCACTGGCGCTCACGATCAGGGCTTTTAAGTTCTCGTAACAGAGATTCAAATCCTGATCCAATCCGAGTTCCGTTAGCTTCACTGAAATTTCTGCATTCAGACCACGCGCTTGAATCTGATCCAGCAGTTGCAAGTAATGATCCTTTACCTGGTGTGTTTCCTCTGTGGTCGTTACATTCTCTCCAAGATGCGTTAAGACTGACGAAAGCTGGAATCGCTGCAAATCAGCTGCGGCATTCAAGGCATCTTCAATGGTTTCGCCCGGCATGAAACGCATCACCGATTTTTGAACAAAGCGGTACCGTGGTAATCGTTCGCGCAGTGTTTGATTGCGCGAAGTCCATAGAAAGAAAGTTCGGCCTATTCCCATGCTATATCCACGGACAACCTTCTGCTTTTAGCCACGAGAATAGTTCATCGAGGGCGCGCTGAGTAGAAGGATCCACGTTTGCGCCTGGAGAACGCACATTGGATCGATCGATTGCACCGCGGCGTCGGAGGATTTCTTTTCTGATTGCCATCCCGATCCCTTCCTGAAATTCGAATCGCATCAAAGGAACATAGCGATAGAAAATCTCTTTTGCTTTCTCCAGCTCCCTTAAATGAAAATGCCTGACAACCTGGACCAAAATTTCAGGAAACGCAAACCCTGTCATGGCGCCCGTTGCTCCACTCAACAGTTCTTCCAGTAAATACATCCCACCCAGGCCACCAAAAATCGCAACAGCATCGGCACCAGGAAGCTCACGGATCCGCGCAATTTTGAGGGGCGTGGGCGGATCCTCCAATTTAATAACTCGCGCCTGCGGAATTTCCGTAGCGATGCGTACCAGAAGAGAAGGTTCCATCGCATAACCGGAAATCGGCGGATAGTCCTGAACGACAATTGTTGTATCGACCGCGTCCGATAACATTTTGTAATGACGAATCACAGCTTCGCTGTTCAGTTTTGGCATGCGCGGCGGCGAGACCATCACTGCAGACGCGCCTGCAGAAACCACTGCCCGGCTATGTTCAATACAGGTATGCGTCCCTTCTGCTGTTGTCCCAACTACAACAGGAACGCGGCCGGAAACATGACCCAAGACAATGTTGACTATCGCGCTCCGCTCCTCTTCTGTTAATCGCGCTGTTTCACTCGTCACGCCGAGCGCAGTGAAACCGGAAACTCCGGCCTTCAGAAAAAGATCGATGATTCGCGTCAGACCATTCGCATCGACGCTGCCGCTCTCCGAAAACGGCGTGGGCAGAACAGAAAACACTCCTTCAAACTGCGACATCATTTGAACTCACTGCATTGTATTCTAAAATGAGAACGCGAGCGACATGATGATTCAAACTCTGATGCATCGATGGGAGCGCCAGCTTTCCCTTCGCGATAAAAACAGAACAACTCTTCCTTTTGAATGGGGATTGGATTTTCTCGACGATTTTCAAACATCCGAAAATCCAAAAACGGCGATCTTTCGCTTCAATCAGAAGGCTATTTCAAGAAGTTCTGAATTTTTTACTCACCAGGTTCGCAACTATACAGTCTCCGAAAAAATATTGGAATACAGAAGCAGTGTTGCTTCTCCTTACAATCGAAACAACCTGGCGCGATGTCGCATTTACGAAGCGAAGGATCGAACCAACCGCGCGGTCATCGTTCTTCCGCAATGGAATGCAAATGAAACGAGTCACGTTGCTTTATGCCGTCTTCTTGCGCGACTTGGAATGACGACTTTGCGATTGACGCTTCCTTATCATGAAGAACGAAATCCCGTGGGGCCCCGGGCAGACTACATGGTCAGTCCCAATCTGGGCCGAACCATCCAGGCGATCCGTCAATCTGTTCTGGATGCTAGAAACGCGGCGGATTGGCTCGAAGGTGAAGGTTATTCGCGCATTGGTCTGATGGGTACAAGCGTTGGTTCTTGCATCAGTTTTCTAACTTTCGTTCACGATCCCCGATTCAAGGTTGGTGTCTTCAATCACGTTTCCTCTTTTTTTGGTGATGTTGTGTGGAACGGAATCAGTACGCAACATGTTCGAATCGGGATCGAACCACATCTGACAAAAGATGAATTGCACGATGCATGGGCGGTGATCAGCCCGAATTCATACGTGTCGCGTCTAAATGACGACAGCCGCAAATATCTGCTGATTTCCGCGCGCTACGATCTCACTTTCCCACCGGATCTATCTCACTTGCTGTTTGAAGAACATCACAGGCACGGAATTCCATACGATGTATCATTTCTGCCCTGCGGTCACTACACCAGCGCGATGACCCCTTTCAAGCATCGAGTCGGCTACCTGATTGCAAACTATTTCCGCAAACACTTGTGATTAATTTACCGCAGAGAACGCTGAGAGCGCAGAGTGAAGAGAAAGAAATTCTTTTTTCTTTGCGTTCTCTGCGATCTCTGCGGTGAAAAAAATTATGAAGGAATGTAAGTTTCTCATCATAGGTGCGGGAATTATCGGACTTACGATCACTCGGGAATTGCTACAGCGTGGCCACAAAGACATTCTTCTGCTCGAAAAGGAACCGGGGCCAGGCTTTCATGCAAGTGGCAGAAACAGCGGTGTGCTTCATGCTGGAATTTATTATTCAACAGACTCCTTAAAAGCGCGCTTTTGTATCGATGGAAATAGAATGATGAAGGAGTATTGCCGCAGCAAGAATCTGGCTCTGGTGGAAAGCGGCAAAGTGATTGTGGCCCTCAAAGAAGCACATTTGAGCGGTTTACATGAATTAAAAAATCGCGCCGAGCGCAATGGAGCAATTGTTCACCTTATTGATTCAAACGAACTGAAAAAGCTGGAACCGTATGCGTCTACATATAAGGATGCGCTGCATTCGCCGAATACTGCCGTGATCGATCCGCTGCAAATTCTGATTGCGCTTCAGAAGGAAATTGAAGATTCAGGCAGAGCAGCAATCCTTTTCAACAGCGAGCTCGCGGGAATCGAGTCGGATCGCACCGTACGCACCTCGCAAGGTTCGATCCGTTTCGAAAAGTTGATCAACGCTGCGGGAACCTATGCAGATCGCATCGCTCATCAAATGAATCTGGGAAATGAATACAGGATCCAGCCTTTCAAAGGGACGTATCAACAATTAAAGCGAGAGGAACTCGTGAACGGAAATATTTATTCAGTTCCTGATCTGAAGAATCCCTTCCTGGGAATTCACTTTTGCAAAAATGCGCACGGCCAGGTGACGCTAGGCCCGACTGCTATACCTGCCCTGAGTCGCGAGAATTATGGTCCATTTGAGAATTTAGAACCGGAAACATTCTCTATTCTGTACCGTGACGCGATCCTGCTCGCGCAAAATCCTGCATTCCGGAATGCCGCATCGGTTCAATTACGAAAGTATTCGAAGAAGGTTCTGTTTGAGGAAGCTCATGCCATGGTGCCGGACCTGAAGCTGGAAGATTTGCAGCCATCCAACAAGGTTGGTATTCGAGCGCAGTTTGTGCACTGGCCGACTCGTGAGCTCGTGATGGATTTTATTGTTTTGCAAAATGCTCATTCTGTGCATGTGTTGAACGCTGTTTCCCCTGCTTTTACTTCTTCGATGGCCTTCGCAAAATACGTGGCGGACCAGATTTAACCGTCAAGACGCCAAGGCGCCAAGTTTTTTATTCTTGTTGGTCCCGGTGCACGGTATCCATCGAAAAAGCAGGAAGGCAAACGGCGATGTATTCAGCGCCTTCTTCACCGGGCGTGCTGTATTGAACCCATTCGCCGGAATGAACAATGATGGCTTCCCCCGCATGCACATCAATTCTTCCCTGCACTGTTGTCACGCAGAGCATTCCTTTTAGAACAATGGTGAATTCTTCAAATTCCGGCGTTTGTCCCGGTTCAATCCAGCCGGAGGGACTATTCATCCTGGCAACACTCACAGCGGAAGTTTTTGAGTTCACTCGGCCGATGAATTCTTCAATCCGCTTCGGCTTGTTTCCTGCCGCTTCAATCACTGTGGGTGACTTAATGTGAGTAGGCATAAATTTGTAAAAGACAATATATACCGGAATCCATTCCGCAAACACTGCCAGGCCGAAAGCCAGTTGGGACCGTACCGCGGAGATATAATGCTATTGTCGGGTGTGGGATATGTCTGATCAGACAACCGTCTTCGTCAGCTCTTCGTGGGCGGACCTCGAAGTTCATCGGCGTGCCGTGCTTCAAGCTCTTGCTCAACTAAAGAAACACGTTGAAGCTATGGAGTACTTTGGCGCTTCATCCGATTCGCCACTGGAAACGTGCCTCAAGGCGATTGAAAAATCCACAGTTTACATAGGAATGATCGGAACGAGATATGGTTCGGCGGCCACCAAAGATGGAATTTCATACACACACGCGGAGTATCTCCACGCAAAGGCCTTAAGCAAGAAGATTCTGGTCTACATGATGGATGAAGAAAGACACCCGGTGCTGCCTAAATATGTGGATACAGGCGAAGCGGCGGTCAGACTTATGAATTTCAAGCAGGAACTCACAGCCAGTCATGTGTGCAAAGTATTTGTTTCGGCAGACAATCTTGCAGGCCAGGTCGCGATAGATCTAATTCGGCTGTTGGAAGATATGGGACAGCATATTCGCAAGGCACTTGAGCAGACAGGATTCCGGCGTTTTCTGGTCAATGCGGGCTTCGACGTGTCCGGATCAGACCTGCAGCTCAATTTAACGCCTGTTCTGGATGAGCGGGGCTCGGGAACACTGAAATTCAGTTCTGGGGATCTCGATTCATTAATGGCAGCAGGTTTCCTCATTGAACAGATGCGCAAAGGGGACTTTGAACTGTTGAAACAATTCATCAGTTTCAAGCCTGAGGTCTGGCGACATCTGGCAATCCTTCTCCCACATGAGTCTCTGAATGAAAGAGCGCTTTCGCAGATTATCAGAACATGCAAAAGCAGTTTGGAACTGCGCACTTTTATTCGAATCGCCGGAGCGGCTCGGGCCACAGGTTGTGCAGAAGAAATCTGCAAGAGACTTTTCGACGCTCAGAATCATCAGAGGAGCATCCAGGAATACGGCGTACAGGTAACACCGTTTAACGAAGTGGTCAAAGAAGCACTGATGGCAATGCCGGGCGTAGATGATGTAATTGTCAAGTACATGACACTGGCGAAATCGAACAAGAGATGGCAAGCGAAGCAAATCCTGAAAGCTGTTTTAACTGCGAGGGGCCGCAACAGACCCGTTTAATAATTAGAAAACCCACTCGCAGAGAACTGAGTAATCATTTTTGAAAAGACAATATATACTGTGCGGGGCGCTTCAGGCAAAAGGATGGCTACTTCACGAATCATAAAGTTTCCGGAAAAGGAAAAAAAAGAGACTGGCAAGAAGGGGAAACCCGATCCACGCGAAAAACTCTCCAAAGAACTTCTACAGGAACTGCAAAAAGATGAAGCCTACAGGGAGTTTGCCTCAGCCGAAGAAGTTTACAAGTTAATCGGCGAATCTCTTGGTAAAGTTCGTAAAGCAAAGAAAATGAGCGTCGCCGATCTCGCACAAAAGGTGGGAAAATCGGAAAAAATCATCCTTCGAATGGAAAAAGGGGAATACAAACAATACACAATGAAGCTTCTGCTTCAACTCGCTCACGCCTTGAAAGCCAAACTCCGCATCCAGTACGAGTAAAAATTCCAGAATTCAAGCATCAAAATACAAATAAGTCTCAAGCACCAAACAAACAAATTTCAAACAAAGACCTTGGGGAGGTTTGATCATTGAAATTTGAGCCTTGGAACTTATTTGGAATTTCGAATTTGGGACCTGATATTTCGGCTAGCCGAGAGCAACCTTTCCTGGCCATGCACCGTCTAAGTAAACAGGAAGGATGATATGAAGAAAGTAATTAGCGTAATTTTACCGTTGATTCTAGCCGCGCAATTGCCCTTCGGCACAATGAAGTATTTGACTTCAGAGTGGATGAACAGCATTGAGTATGGTTTGAAATGGACAGAACTGATGGTGAGTGGTTATCCTGGGGCTTCTGAAACACAAGAATCAGAAGAAATCATACCCCATGGCGAAGTAACGATGACAGTGACACTCGCCAGCGCCATCCCGGAAATTGAAGAGCTCCCCATGATCGAAATTGAAAAAGAGATCTGCCAGGTTCACATGCAGCAAGAATTACAAAAGAAACACATAAAAATCTTGCGGCGCAATCTTGACCTCAAAAATCACCGTTTGATTCGGGTCGGCACAGTAAATCTGGTTCAGTTATAAGGCTACTGAATATAGCCCAGGCTGCGGAGGCGCTCCAATTCTTCTTGAGACAAGCTTTTTGCGGCGTCAGTATCAGGCTTCAAAGCATTGGCAGCTGATTTCTGTCTCCACTCATCGATCAATTTCGATAACTTTTTAACGATCTGAGGGTTCTGGGCCGCTACGTTTTTCTTGTTGAGTGGATCTGAAGTCTGATGAAACAACTCGTATTCCGGGACGTTGCTGCTGCTTTTAGTATTGTGGATCAATTTCCATTCATCGAGCACAACAGCAAAGGACTCATCCTCTTGTGGCGGAGGCGAAGCGTTGTCGCTGGTTACCGCTTTCATTGAAAAAGCCGGACGGGTTTTCCAGACTCCTGAAACCGTACTCGCTTCCGCCGCATTACCGGAACTTTTTGTGTGTAGTAGAGCCGTCATGCTTTGTCCTTGCATGTTCTGCGCCGCTTTCAGGCCACTGAGTTCCAGAATTGTAGGCATCACATCCACTATTTCTACAGTATCCGTTATGGTTAGCCCTCCACGAAGCGTTCCGGGACGCCAGAAAATCAGTGGAACATCCGTCAATTCACCATAGACGGTTTGACCATGAAACATTCTTTCATGTTCCAGAAATTCTTCACCATGATCCCCGGCAAAAACCAGCAATGTTTTCTCTTCGAGGTTGTTATTTCGCAAGAACTGCATCAGTCTTCCGATTTCTGAATCCATGGCCCGGATAGAACCGTCGTACCAGCCCTCAGCGTAAGTCACAAACTCTTCGGGATTGATTTTCGCTTCGAGCATTTCACGGCGGTCCGGCATTCCAAAAGCCCTTAACAACGGATGTTTAATTATTTTCCGTGCGTTCTCCAACTGTTTTTCATGTTCCGCTTTTTTCGCAGGATCAGACCAGAGCGTGTTGTATGGCGGATACGGTTCATATGGATCATGGGAATCATAAGCATGCAAAAACACAAAGAAGGGCACATGCCGATGAGTGTCCAGCCAGGGAAGCAAGCGGTCGATATAATCACGAGACGTTTTGCTGGATTGCGGATTGGGTAGTGAAGAATCCTCATGCAATTGTTCGAACCCCTGATGAAAATTGCTATAGGTCGCCGTAAATAAATTGGAAGAAAAACCGATCGTTGCGTAACCAGCCTTCTGAAAAATCTCCGCCAGTGTTTCGGCTGATGAAGGAAGACGATCATCAAAGTCGATCACACCATGTGCTGTGGGATACAGGCCTGAAAATAAGGTAGGACTCGCGACTTTTGTCCATGTCGCCTGGGTAATGCAATTCTTAAACAGAACTCCTTCGGATGCGATTCTCTTTACATTGGGAGCGGTGCTGCGATTGTAACCGTAGACATCCAGATGATCCT
Proteins encoded in this region:
- a CDS encoding helix-turn-helix domain-containing protein; translation: MATSRIIKFPEKEKKETGKKGKPDPREKLSKELLQELQKDEAYREFASAEEVYKLIGESLGKVRKAKKMSVADLAQKVGKSEKIILRMEKGEYKQYTMKLLLQLAHALKAKLRIQYE
- the lhgO gene encoding L-2-hydroxyglutarate oxidase produces the protein MKECKFLIIGAGIIGLTITRELLQRGHKDILLLEKEPGPGFHASGRNSGVLHAGIYYSTDSLKARFCIDGNRMMKEYCRSKNLALVESGKVIVALKEAHLSGLHELKNRAERNGAIVHLIDSNELKKLEPYASTYKDALHSPNTAVIDPLQILIALQKEIEDSGRAAILFNSELAGIESDRTVRTSQGSIRFEKLINAAGTYADRIAHQMNLGNEYRIQPFKGTYQQLKREELVNGNIYSVPDLKNPFLGIHFCKNAHGQVTLGPTAIPALSRENYGPFENLEPETFSILYRDAILLAQNPAFRNAASVQLRKYSKKVLFEEAHAMVPDLKLEDLQPSNKVGIRAQFVHWPTRELVMDFIVLQNAHSVHVLNAVSPAFTSSMAFAKYVADQI
- a CDS encoding cupin domain-containing protein; this translates as MPTHIKSPTVIEAAGNKPKRIEEFIGRVNSKTSAVSVARMNSPSGWIEPGQTPEFEEFTIVLKGMLCVTTVQGRIDVHAGEAIIVHSGEWVQYSTPGEEGAEYIAVCLPAFSMDTVHRDQQE
- a CDS encoding proline dehydrogenase family protein, whose amino-acid sequence is MGIGRTFFLWTSRNQTLRERLPRYRFVQKSVMRFMPGETIEDALNAAADLQRFQLSSVLTHLGENVTTTEETHQVKDHYLQLLDQIQARGLNAEISVKLTELGLDQDLNLCYENLKALIVSASEKGNHVWIDMEGSKYTSATLDLYYHVREEFPNTGVCLQSYLYRTAEDLEKLLPAWPGIRLVKGAYAEPATIAFAAKSENDENYFKLAQTLLTQIKQKQIRVGFGTHDQLLIRRILDAAREKNVPLNAFEIQMLYGIRRNDQLRLVREGCRVRVLISYGDYWFPWYMRRLAERPANVMFVIENFFT
- a CDS encoding dihydrodipicolinate synthase family protein produces the protein MMSQFEGVFSVLPTPFSESGSVDANGLTRIIDLFLKAGVSGFTALGVTSETARLTEEERSAIVNIVLGHVSGRVPVVVGTTAEGTHTCIEHSRAVVSAGASAVMVSPPRMPKLNSEAVIRHYKMLSDAVDTTIVVQDYPPISGYAMEPSLLVRIATEIPQARVIKLEDPPTPLKIARIRELPGADAVAIFGGLGGMYLLEELLSGATGAMTGFAFPEILVQVVRHFHLRELEKAKEIFYRYVPLMRFEFQEGIGMAIRKEILRRRGAIDRSNVRSPGANVDPSTQRALDELFSWLKAEGCPWI
- a CDS encoding sulfatase-like hydrolase/transferase, whose amino-acid sequence is MFSKQNFCLLVLLFFLGCRAETPAPLQTVRLVTLKKSSSSLPADPAITIPKTEFRFTEGLAGWEGVDSVAGLTVRNGMMTGRSTGNNPILHLERKTSKENADVIHSIEINIRVSAGANFRIGFLGAEKFDPEEAKANVRDFSALLESTPVIAGSKVQSYTLKPRFAYPSSDTRHILVVPTDQSEAEFEIESIRLIFRKEYLATIPSGVSWQGLKGIYHETIVSRSPEVIRLDLTMPKNPWLDLNIGTIEDGPVTFRITLNEKKGKEKTVFERTVTRPHVWQPVTVPLSGSGREASLALTIATEKPGMIGFWGSPAVRSRISQQSSKASTKPPQGVIVIWTDTLRKDHLDVYGYNRSTAPNVKRIASEGVLFKNCITQATWTKVASPTLFSGLYPTAHGVIDFDDRLPSSAETLAEIFQKAGYATIGFSSNLFTATYSNFHQGFEQLHEDSSLPNPQSSKTSRDYIDRLLPWLDTHRHVPFFVFLHAYDSHDPYEPYPPYNTLWSDPAKKAEHEKQLENARKIIKHPLLRAFGMPDRREMLEAKINPEEFVTYAEGWYDGSIRAMDSEIGRLMQFLRNNNLEEKTLLVFAGDHGEEFLEHERMFHGQTVYGELTDVPLIFWRPGTLRGGLTITDTVEIVDVMPTILELSGLKAAQNMQGQSMTALLHTKSSGNAAEASTVSGVWKTRPAFSMKAVTSDNASPPPQEDESFAVVLDEWKLIHNTKSSSNVPEYELFHQTSDPLNKKNVAAQNPQIVKKLSKLIDEWRQKSAANALKPDTDAAKSLSQEELERLRSLGYIQ
- a CDS encoding DUF4062 domain-containing protein — its product is MSDQTTVFVSSSWADLEVHRRAVLQALAQLKKHVEAMEYFGASSDSPLETCLKAIEKSTVYIGMIGTRYGSAATKDGISYTHAEYLHAKALSKKILVYMMDEERHPVLPKYVDTGEAAVRLMNFKQELTASHVCKVFVSADNLAGQVAIDLIRLLEDMGQHIRKALEQTGFRRFLVNAGFDVSGSDLQLNLTPVLDERGSGTLKFSSGDLDSLMAAGFLIEQMRKGDFELLKQFISFKPEVWRHLAILLPHESLNERALSQIIRTCKSSLELRTFIRIAGAARATGCAEEICKRLFDAQNHQRSIQEYGVQVTPFNEVVKEALMAMPGVDDVIVKYMTLAKSNKRWQAKQILKAVLTARGRNRPV